A genomic window from Sebastes fasciatus isolate fSebFas1 chromosome 7, fSebFas1.pri, whole genome shotgun sequence includes:
- the prcp gene encoding lysosomal Pro-X carboxypeptidase produces MRAGVRTQLLESRSAARCILTIILGSLHVIALKPQLLTRLGGSPSSTETPISYDTLYLDQKIDHFGFLEDGTFKQRYLVSDKHWQQPGGPILFYTGNEGDITWFCNNTGFMWETAEELGAMLVFAEHRYYGESLPFGPDSYSDGKHLNYLTSEQALADFAVLIQNLKSSLPGAQQSPVIAVGGSYGGMLAAWFRMKYPNVVVGALAASAPIWQFPGMVPCGDFYKIVTQDFASSGYNCDANIRKSWKAINNVSSTASGLQWLSEEFSLCAPLKNKNDAVAFKSWLQETWVNLAMVDYPYEANFLQPLPRWPIQVVCKYLALDPTVTDYQLLHGVSQAAKVYYNYTGSASCLNTSQTATGSLGLLGWFYQACTEMVMPMCTDGVQDMFEPEEWNFKAFSDECNAMFGVRPRADWAGTVYGAKDIAAHSNIVFSNGGLDPWSAGGVTSNITDSLVSVLIPDGAHHLDLRYSNDHDPPSVRVARALEVMYFREWISQAKKTPQTASTP; encoded by the exons ATGAGAGCTGGAGTCAGGACGCAGCTGCTGGAGAGCAGATCTGCAGCTCGATGCATCCTAACCATCATTCTGGGCTCTTTACATGTGATCGCCCTCAAACCACAACTCCTCACCCGGCTCGGTGGCTCACCTTCCTCCACTGAGACCCCCATCAGCTATGACACGTTATATTTGGACCAGAAG ATCGACCATTTTGGTTTCCTAGAGGATGGCACGTTCAAACAGAGATACCTCGTGTCTGACAAACACTGGCAGCAGCCTGGAGGACCTATTTTGTTCTACACTGGCAATGAAGGCGACATCACCTGGTTCTGCAACAACACT GGCTTCATGTGGGAAACTGCGGAGGAGTTGGGCGCCATGCTGGTTTTTGCAGAACATCGTTACTATGGAGAGTCCCTGCCATTTGGACCAGACTCTTACAGC GACGGCAAACACCTGAACTACCTGACCTCAGAGCAGGCCCTGGCAGATTTTGCAGTGCTGATTCAGAACCTGAAGAGCTCTTTACCTGGAGCTCAGCAGAGCCCCGTCATCGCTGTCGGAGGTTCCTATGGAGGGATGCTCGCCGCCTGGTTCAGGATGAAGTACCCCAATGTAGTTGTTGG AGCTCTGGCAGCCTCCGCACCAATATGGCAGTTCCCTGGTATGGTGCCATGTGGAGACTTCTACAAAATAGTCACACAGGACTTTGCCAGCAGCGGCTATAACTGTGATGCAAACATCAGAAAGTCTTGGAAGGCTATTAACAACGTCTCTTCCACTG CGTCTGGGCTTCAGTGGCTGTCAGAAGAATTCAGTTTATGCGCCCCTCTTAAAAACAAGAATGATGCCGTCGCCTTCAAGAGCTGGCTTCAGGAGACCTGGGTGAATCTGGCTATGGTGGACTACCCCTACGAGGCAAACTTCCTGCAGCCGCTTCCTCGCTGGCCGATCCAG GTGGTGTGCAAGTATCTTGCTTTGGATCCCACTGTGACCGACTACCAGCTGCTGCACGGTGTCTCCCAAGCAGCAAAGGTCTACTACAACTACACCGGAAGCGCTTCCTGTCTCAACACATCTCAGACGGCGACCGGCAGCCTCGGCCTCCTCGGCTGGTTCTACCAG GCCTGCACAGAGATGGTGATGCCCATGTGCACAGATGGCGTCCAGGACATGTTTGAACCTGAGGAGTGGAACTTCAAGGCCTTTTCTGACGAGTGTAACGCCATGTTTGGCGTCAGGCCACGAGCCGACTGGGCTGGCACGGTCTACGGGGCGAAGGACATCGCCGCACACAGCAACATCGTCTTCAG TAACGGAGGACTGGACCCATGGTCGGCTGGTGGAGTGACTTCCAACATAACAGATTCTCTGGTTTCTGTTCTGATTCCCGACGGAGCCCACCACTTGGACCTCCGCTACAGCAATGACCATGACCCACCTTCAGTACGCGTGGCCCGGGCGTTAGAGGTGATGTATTTTCGAGAGTGGATCAGTCAGGCTAAAAAGACACCTCAAACTGCATCAACCCCCTAG